One genomic window of Limanda limanda chromosome 16, fLimLim1.1, whole genome shotgun sequence includes the following:
- the lamp1b gene encoding lysosome-associated membrane glycoprotein 1b gives MTQTAVQSWSLGLTLHLVLAVALHQAFATVAPPTVAPTTAAPHRDPSSPERGNYVVSSNGSACLLASMGLQLNISFTSLSQNKTVQEVVNIQPNSNSSGSCKSDVATLTLTTDAEKTNLTFSFTLNTTSNKYHLSDVILSAAWPDMKDPVSVHNNSLDYLRGSLGFSYMCREKQTLDVVQTVSINIFQVQVQPFGLTGSQFGAAEECQLDEDDMLIPIIVGAALAGLVVVVLLAYLIGRKRSHAGYQTI, from the exons CCGTCGCTCTGCACCAGGCTTTTGCTACCGTTGCTCCACCTACTGTCGCCCCGACCACCGCTGCACCGCACAGAGACCCCAGCAGCCCTGAAAGAGGAAACTACGTGGTGAGCAGCAATGGTTCCGCCTGCCTGCTGGCATCCATGGGCCTCCAGCTCAACATCAGCTTTACCTCCTTGTCCCAGAATAAG acCGTGCAGGAGGTTGTAAACATTCAGCCTAACTCAAATAGCTCTGGATCATGCAAGTCGGACGTCGCCACCCTGACGCTCACAACAGATGCAGAGAAAACCAACCTCACCTTTTCCTTCACCCTG AATACAACATCCAACAAGTACCACTTGAGTGACGTGATTCTGTCCGCAGCCTGGCCAGACATGAAAG ACCCCGTCTCAGTGCACAACAACAGTCTGGACTACTTGCGAGGAAGCCTTGGCTTCTCGTACATGTGCCGAGAGAAGCAAACCCTGGACGTGGTCCAGACTGTGTCCATCAACATCTTCCAGGTGCAGGTGCAGCCGTTCGGTCTGACTGGAAGTCAGTTTGGAGCCG CTGAGGAATGTCAGTTGGATGAAGATGACATGTTGATCCCCATCATCGTGGGAGCAGCTTTAGCGGGTCTTGTCGTGGTCGTGCTCTTGGCCTACCTCATCGGCAGGAAGAGGAGCCACGCTGGCTACCAAACCATCTGA